Proteins found in one Serratia plymuthica genomic segment:
- a CDS encoding AAA family ATPase — protein sequence MKIDYLKIINFRGIKEITLENLGRMVVIAGQNGSGKSCVFDAIRLLKSVYGGYQPNEWHQWMGEFQISITNNPDDFSPIFNNRLEVVRIICDFSLSKEEKEYINNNSTVLLKEKIWRDMMPEAYQSGVKVMAAFTAKFKDKEIEFNEKFKYENDLLKKELSYECIRGEFFIEPNEPPQFELSPVLSIIFSNFKLSDIGVVDYHGAQRHYSRENIQGINLNLDSIEQQRSHSALYNYGSKYNNIKGEMASSYIKEMLIEQAGIPREKQLSLTNTLKELFTTFFPEKEFLGPQPTKKGSLIFPVKTKNGSVHDLDELSSGEKEILYGYLRIRNSAPKYSIILLDEPELHLNPRLIRSLPRFYNKHLGEDLDNQIWLVTHSDSLLREVVGVETYSVFHMVPCWSIGDDVGQIKKLSATKDLDLALVDMVGDLAAYRPGGKVIILEGGGDSDFDQKVISTLFPELFGHVNLISGSNKMRVRALHEILNKLSSNEALPFDFYCITDMDSERKIDKDSSKNIFTWDVYHIENYFLNTKYIKDALSILHLNEGYSEDFILSELRDCATKTIPELIRHELSCFVNEKILRCINLKVAPNTNDLASKLFAATSNSLDKIKSVTDNELSVSSLSEFENKLSEKYYGSLSDGSWVNIIRGRDVLKSFVGKHGGGVAYDVFRNVIIASMKNDSYRPFGMKEIINKIVNS from the coding sequence ATGAAAATAGATTATTTAAAAATAATTAATTTTAGAGGGATAAAGGAAATAACATTAGAGAATTTAGGTAGAATGGTCGTAATCGCTGGGCAAAATGGTTCTGGGAAATCGTGTGTTTTTGATGCTATTAGGTTACTAAAATCAGTCTATGGAGGTTATCAGCCAAATGAGTGGCATCAATGGATGGGCGAGTTTCAAATTAGTATTACGAATAACCCCGATGATTTTTCCCCTATATTTAACAATAGGCTTGAAGTTGTAAGGATTATTTGCGATTTTAGTTTGTCAAAAGAAGAAAAGGAATATATAAATAACAATTCAACAGTGTTATTAAAGGAAAAAATCTGGAGAGATATGATGCCGGAAGCATATCAATCCGGGGTGAAAGTGATGGCTGCATTTACTGCTAAATTTAAAGATAAAGAGATTGAGTTTAATGAAAAGTTCAAATATGAAAATGATCTTCTTAAAAAAGAGTTGAGTTATGAATGTATAAGAGGGGAGTTTTTTATTGAACCAAATGAACCTCCCCAGTTTGAGTTATCTCCTGTTTTATCGATAATTTTTAGTAATTTCAAATTGAGCGATATAGGAGTTGTTGATTATCATGGTGCCCAGCGGCATTATAGTCGAGAGAATATTCAAGGTATAAATTTAAACTTGGACTCTATTGAGCAACAGCGTAGTCATTCTGCCTTATATAACTATGGGTCAAAATATAATAATATAAAGGGTGAAATGGCATCCTCCTATATTAAGGAGATGTTAATTGAGCAAGCAGGGATCCCTCGAGAAAAACAGTTATCTTTGACTAATACGTTAAAAGAACTATTTACTACATTTTTTCCTGAAAAAGAGTTTTTAGGACCGCAACCAACAAAAAAAGGTAGTTTGATATTTCCTGTTAAGACAAAAAATGGAAGTGTCCATGATTTAGATGAATTGAGTTCCGGTGAGAAGGAAATACTATATGGATATTTGAGAATTAGGAATTCCGCCCCTAAATACTCTATAATTTTACTCGATGAACCAGAGTTACATTTAAATCCTAGGTTAATTAGATCATTGCCTCGTTTTTATAATAAACATCTGGGAGAGGATTTGGATAATCAAATTTGGCTTGTTACTCATTCGGATTCACTTCTTCGGGAGGTTGTAGGGGTGGAAACGTATAGTGTCTTTCATATGGTACCATGTTGGAGTATAGGTGATGATGTAGGGCAGATAAAGAAACTTTCTGCGACAAAAGATCTTGATTTGGCACTCGTTGATATGGTCGGAGATTTGGCTGCATATAGACCTGGTGGGAAAGTAATTATTTTGGAAGGAGGGGGGGATTCAGACTTTGATCAGAAGGTAATATCGACTTTATTTCCTGAGTTATTTGGTCATGTCAATCTCATATCAGGTAGTAATAAAATGAGAGTTAGAGCATTACATGAAATTTTAAACAAGCTCTCCTCAAATGAGGCATTACCATTTGATTTTTATTGCATTACTGACATGGATTCTGAAAGGAAAATTGACAAAGACTCATCAAAAAATATTTTTACATGGGATGTATATCATATAGAAAATTACTTCCTAAATACTAAATATATAAAAGATGCATTATCAATTCTTCATCTTAATGAAGGATATAGTGAAGATTTTATCCTCAGTGAATTACGTGATTGTGCAACTAAAACAATTCCAGAGTTAATAAGACATGAGCTATCATGCTTTGTTAATGAAAAAATATTAAGGTGCATTAATTTAAAAGTAGCTCCTAATACTAATGATTTGGCTAGTAAGTTATTTGCCGCGACTTCTAATTCACTGGATAAAATAAAAAGTGTTACCGATAATGAATTAAGCGTATCATCTCTTAGTGAATTTGAAAATAAATTAAGTGAAAAGTACTATGGCAGCTTGTCTGATGGTTCCTGGGTTAATATTATCAGAGGTAGGGATGTGCTTAAGTCATTTGTTGGTAAGCATGGTGGTGGGGTAGCATATGACGTTTTCAGAAATGTTATAATCGCTAGCATGAAAAATGATTCTTATCGTCCATTTGGTATGAAGGAAATAATAAATAAGATAGTTAATTCTTAA
- a CDS encoding ATP-grasp fold amidoligase family protein, protein MRKLAKRLYRAAPDAIYYQISHYLAHGSLVNFKNPKTFSEKIYQRMRYPQYGFSLLADKVAVREYISQRVSEKYLTPIIMITDDFTEQDYLSLPQSFVIKTNNASQQVEIVKDKSQTSYQDIMNIINGWSGITYWKRFREKHYATIPQKIIVEKLLDIECSGELIDYKVHVFNGNQPYLFVELLRGGPEPTSLEFLDAHVYPCFFIQKDIPQINTLQAKPAFWDEMIQVAKAVAADLDYCRVDFYRTPEQLYIGELTLTPGAGNEVFLPRATNLLLGEMMSRAGSRCGG, encoded by the coding sequence ATGAGAAAACTCGCAAAACGGCTCTATCGGGCCGCACCTGATGCTATCTATTATCAAATTAGCCATTATCTTGCTCATGGCTCTTTGGTTAATTTCAAAAACCCGAAGACATTTTCCGAGAAAATTTATCAACGTATGCGCTATCCACAGTATGGCTTCAGCCTGCTGGCGGACAAGGTCGCGGTGAGGGAGTATATTTCACAGCGGGTTTCGGAAAAATACCTAACGCCGATCATCATGATCACCGATGATTTTACCGAGCAGGACTACCTTTCTCTGCCACAATCGTTTGTAATTAAAACCAATAATGCGTCTCAACAGGTTGAAATAGTCAAAGACAAAAGTCAGACCAGCTATCAGGATATTATGAATATTATTAATGGCTGGTCTGGCATAACCTATTGGAAAAGGTTTAGGGAAAAGCATTACGCCACTATTCCGCAAAAAATCATCGTCGAGAAATTGCTGGATATTGAGTGCAGCGGAGAATTGATCGATTACAAGGTGCATGTTTTTAATGGAAATCAACCTTATCTGTTCGTTGAGTTACTGCGCGGCGGGCCTGAACCCACTTCGCTGGAATTTTTGGACGCGCATGTTTACCCCTGCTTTTTTATTCAGAAGGATATTCCGCAGATCAATACGTTGCAGGCCAAACCTGCGTTTTGGGATGAGATGATCCAGGTAGCCAAAGCCGTGGCGGCGGATCTCGACTATTGCCGCGTCGATTTCTATCGCACTCCCGAGCAGCTCTACATTGGCGAACTGACGCTGACGCCCGGCGCCGGTAATGAGGTTTTTCTCCCGCGTGCGACCAACCTGCTGTTGGGCGAGATGATGTCCAGGGCCGGTAGCCGCTGCGGCGGTTAG
- a CDS encoding D-2-hydroxyacid dehydrogenase family protein, which translates to MKLKCAILDDYQQVALTMADWSTIAGRVEVFAMSQHFTDEAELAVHLQDCDMLVIMRERTPITATLLARLPKLKLLITSGMRNASIDLAAAEQRGIVVCGTASGSAAPMELTWALLLGLAKHTVAENAGLRNNGPWQQALGVTLQGKTLGLLGLGKIGSQMAKVAQAFGMRVLAWSQNLTAERAGQQGVALAESKLALFEQSDFVSVHLVLSERSRGLVGRDELAAMKPSAYLINTSRAAIVDQEALIEALQQQRIAGAGLDVFEVEPLPMDDIFRRLPNVLATPHLGYVADDNYRIYFREAIEDIEAFLAGQPLRRLG; encoded by the coding sequence ATGAAACTGAAGTGCGCAATTCTTGATGATTATCAGCAGGTGGCACTCACGATGGCGGACTGGTCGACGATAGCCGGGCGGGTCGAGGTGTTCGCCATGAGCCAGCATTTTACCGATGAGGCGGAGCTGGCGGTGCACCTGCAAGACTGTGACATGCTGGTGATCATGCGCGAACGCACGCCGATTACCGCCACGCTACTGGCCCGGTTGCCGAAGTTAAAACTGCTGATCACCTCTGGCATGCGCAATGCCTCTATCGATCTGGCCGCCGCCGAGCAGCGCGGCATTGTGGTTTGCGGCACCGCCAGCGGTTCGGCCGCGCCGATGGAACTGACCTGGGCGCTGCTGTTGGGGTTGGCAAAGCACACGGTGGCGGAAAACGCCGGGCTGCGCAATAACGGCCCCTGGCAACAGGCGCTTGGCGTCACTCTGCAAGGCAAAACGCTGGGCCTGCTGGGGCTGGGCAAGATTGGCAGCCAGATGGCCAAGGTGGCGCAGGCGTTCGGCATGCGGGTGCTGGCCTGGAGCCAGAACCTGACGGCGGAAAGAGCCGGGCAACAGGGCGTTGCGCTGGCCGAATCGAAACTGGCGCTGTTCGAGCAGAGCGATTTTGTCTCCGTCCATTTGGTGCTGAGCGAACGCAGCCGCGGGCTGGTGGGGCGCGATGAACTGGCCGCGATGAAGCCTTCCGCGTATCTGATCAACACCTCGCGCGCGGCGATTGTCGATCAGGAGGCGTTGATAGAAGCTCTGCAACAACAACGGATCGCCGGCGCCGGGCTGGACGTGTTCGAGGTTGAACCTTTGCCGATGGACGATATCTTCCGCCGCCTGCCCAACGTGCTGGCGACGCCGCACCTGGGTTACGTGGCCGATGACAACTACCGCATCTATTTCCGCGAGGCGATTGAGGACATCGAGGCGTTTCTCGCCGGACAGCCCCTGCGCAGGTTGGGCTAA
- a CDS encoding oligosaccharide flippase family protein, producing MQLKFIDINIVKNAFWMISEKMVSILGVIFITAYMAKYIGPESFGKITFATAIFAITQTLALLGSDTVLFKRISRNPRSGTALMFSTNRLRQGCFILFSAAILLYTGLRDDFITFYFCAATFIAGFFSLRDVFTIYHDARLESRFNTLANVAGLGSALLARYLIVYFDLHLYFLAIPIVMVYLIPYLIRHRLYHRRHPRFTAPARVRRKYVRYLLASGLPLAVSNVSIAIYTRLAQLFLMWFVSAEALGIYSVAITLATAWMFVTNAVISSFFAKIFAYRRDDAVRAAAKLNGLVLAIAAAIVAGIVLLGKPVIVLLYGEQYLAAYPAMGVLAVATLLSALGTLAYKYIVMFSGYGFLSKKMLLVFIINIPLSYCLIRQYGIMGAAYSTLLTELLSLTLLNYVFQRGVVLQMHLRSLNPLTYLRRTPQAG from the coding sequence ATGCAATTGAAATTCATAGATATCAATATAGTGAAAAACGCATTCTGGATGATATCTGAAAAAATGGTCTCTATTCTTGGCGTCATTTTCATCACCGCCTATATGGCGAAATATATTGGCCCGGAAAGTTTTGGCAAGATCACCTTCGCTACCGCTATTTTCGCCATTACCCAGACGCTGGCGCTGCTGGGCTCCGACACAGTGCTGTTCAAACGCATCAGCCGCAATCCGCGCTCCGGCACCGCATTGATGTTTTCCACCAACCGGCTGCGCCAGGGCTGTTTTATCCTGTTTTCCGCAGCCATCTTGCTTTACACCGGGTTACGGGACGATTTCATTACCTTCTATTTTTGCGCCGCCACCTTTATCGCCGGCTTTTTCTCGCTCAGGGACGTGTTCACCATTTACCACGACGCCCGGCTGGAGTCGCGCTTCAATACTCTGGCCAACGTTGCCGGCCTGGGCAGCGCCCTGCTGGCGCGTTATCTGATTGTTTATTTTGATCTGCATCTGTATTTCCTGGCGATCCCCATAGTGATGGTTTATCTGATCCCTTACCTGATCCGCCACCGCCTATACCATCGCCGCCACCCGCGCTTTACCGCCCCCGCTCGCGTTCGGCGCAAATATGTGCGCTATCTGCTCGCCAGCGGGCTGCCGCTGGCGGTCTCCAACGTCTCCATCGCCATTTACACCCGGCTGGCGCAGCTGTTCCTGATGTGGTTCGTTTCCGCCGAAGCGCTGGGTATTTATTCCGTCGCCATCACGCTGGCCACCGCCTGGATGTTCGTCACCAACGCAGTGATCTCCTCGTTTTTTGCCAAGATATTCGCTTACCGCCGTGACGACGCGGTGCGCGCCGCCGCCAAACTGAATGGGCTGGTGCTGGCGATCGCCGCCGCAATAGTGGCAGGCATCGTTTTGCTCGGCAAACCGGTGATCGTGCTGCTGTACGGAGAGCAATACCTGGCGGCCTATCCGGCCATGGGCGTGCTGGCGGTAGCCACGCTGCTTTCGGCACTCGGCACCCTGGCCTATAAATACATTGTGATGTTCTCGGGCTACGGCTTCTTGTCGAAGAAGATGCTCCTGGTGTTTATCATCAATATCCCGCTTTCTTATTGTCTGATCCGCCAGTACGGCATAATGGGCGCCGCCTACAGCACCCTGCTGACCGAACTGCTGTCGCTGACCCTGCTCAACTACGTCTTCCAACGCGGCGTGGTCTTGCAAATGCACCTGCGCTCGCTGAACCCGCTCACTTATCTTCGCCGCACACCGCAGGCAGGTTAG
- the dusC gene encoding tRNA dihydrouridine(16) synthase DusC, with protein sequence MRVLLAPMEGVLDSLVRELLTEVNDYDLCITEFLRVVDQLLPAKSFYRLCPELHHASRTPSGTLVRIQLLGQHPQWLGENAARAVELGSYGVDLNCGCPSKLVNGSGGGATLLKDPELIYQGAKAMRAAVPDHLPVTVKVRLGWDSDSRSFEIADAVQQAGATELAVHGRTKEDGYKAERINWAAIGEIRKRLTIPVIANGEIWDYQSAQDCRQTTGCDAVMLGRGALNVPNLSRVVKYNEPRMPWPQVVQLLQKYVHLEKQGDTGLYHVARIKQWLGYLRKEYAEATDLFGEVRALTNSKDIARVICG encoded by the coding sequence ATGCGCGTATTATTGGCTCCGATGGAGGGCGTTCTCGATTCTTTGGTGCGCGAGCTGCTCACCGAAGTGAACGACTACGACCTGTGCATCACCGAATTCCTGCGCGTGGTTGACCAACTGCTGCCGGCCAAATCTTTCTACCGCCTGTGCCCCGAACTGCATCACGCCAGCCGCACCCCGTCCGGCACGCTGGTGCGCATCCAACTGCTGGGCCAGCACCCGCAGTGGTTGGGGGAAAACGCCGCCCGTGCGGTCGAACTGGGTTCTTACGGCGTCGATCTCAACTGTGGTTGCCCGTCCAAGCTGGTCAACGGCAGCGGCGGCGGGGCGACCTTGCTGAAAGATCCGGAACTGATTTACCAGGGTGCGAAAGCGATGCGCGCAGCGGTGCCGGATCATCTGCCGGTGACGGTAAAGGTACGCTTGGGTTGGGACAGCGACAGCCGCAGTTTTGAAATCGCCGACGCGGTGCAACAGGCGGGCGCCACCGAGCTGGCGGTGCATGGCCGTACCAAAGAGGACGGCTACAAGGCAGAACGCATTAACTGGGCGGCGATTGGCGAAATCCGCAAGCGGCTGACCATTCCAGTGATCGCCAACGGCGAAATCTGGGATTACCAAAGCGCACAAGACTGCCGGCAAACTACCGGCTGCGACGCGGTGATGCTGGGGCGCGGCGCATTAAACGTACCGAACCTGAGCCGGGTGGTGAAATACAACGAACCGCGCATGCCGTGGCCGCAGGTGGTGCAACTGCTGCAAAAATACGTTCATCTGGAAAAACAGGGCGACACCGGCCTGTATCACGTGGCGCGCATCAAGCAGTGGCTGGGGTATTTACGCAAAGAGTATGCCGAGGCCACCGACCTGTTCGGCGAAGTTCGCGCTCTGACCAACTCGAAGGACATTGCGCGGGTGATTTGTGGGTGA
- a CDS encoding arylamine N-acetyltransferase family protein, translated as MDKQRYLQHIGFAGIPQADLLTLQQLHRCHMLSVPFENLSIIYRQGIHLEEQALFNKIVERNRGGFCYELNRLFALLLKDIGFNVQFISGEIRARDGSFGAPFDHMALKVELDQPYLVDVGFGDSFLTPLKITTTEQQPQTSGTFHLEQEGETYYLERRNGDNRSHAKTLYRFTLQAREPSEFDGMCHYHSTSPQSHFTQRLVCSRPTENGRVTLSENKLIITEDHQRHESTLHSEDERRAVLMRYFGIDLGR; from the coding sequence GTGGATAAACAACGCTACCTGCAACATATTGGATTTGCAGGCATCCCCCAGGCTGACCTCCTGACGCTGCAACAATTACACCGCTGCCATATGCTGAGCGTGCCCTTTGAGAACCTGAGCATTATTTATCGCCAGGGCATTCATCTGGAAGAACAGGCGCTGTTCAATAAAATTGTCGAACGCAACCGCGGCGGCTTTTGCTATGAGCTGAACCGGCTGTTTGCCCTGCTGTTGAAGGACATCGGCTTTAACGTGCAGTTTATTTCCGGCGAGATCCGCGCGCGCGACGGCAGCTTCGGCGCGCCCTTCGACCATATGGCGCTGAAAGTGGAGCTGGATCAGCCGTATCTGGTGGACGTGGGGTTTGGCGATTCGTTCCTGACGCCGCTGAAAATCACCACCACCGAACAGCAGCCGCAGACCAGCGGCACCTTCCATCTAGAACAGGAAGGCGAGACTTATTACCTGGAACGCAGAAACGGCGATAACCGCTCACACGCCAAAACCCTGTACCGCTTTACCCTGCAAGCCCGTGAGCCGAGTGAGTTCGACGGCATGTGCCACTACCACAGCACCTCGCCGCAGTCGCATTTTACCCAGCGGCTGGTGTGCTCGCGGCCAACGGAAAATGGCCGGGTAACCCTCAGCGAGAACAAGCTGATTATCACCGAAGATCACCAGCGCCATGAATCTACGCTGCATTCAGAAGACGAACGGCGTGCAGTGCTGATGCGCTATTTTGGAATTGATTTGGGCCGTTGA
- a CDS encoding LysR substrate-binding domain-containing protein, with protein MKLKLNAQPRLPSLKALHTFEVAARCASFTEAAEQLNVTLGAVSRQIRQLENELGVELFHRKGNAVALNDTGKRLATDVTRALTLLQKASDRARPTQQQTLKLTCTLGIASHWLAARLPALRHADPDVSLVLDANESLRDLASGEADIAIRYSPTANPPPHSRELLADAFAPLASPAFLAAHPAFTLADLPQAPLIHSPWKDAQGLGAAGWQDWFAAFGAGAATPRGILTVNSVGHALQEAMEGNGIVLGSLAVAQDALAAGKLVPVFGEYGRLPCAYQYRLCWADSAFVSATTRRWVNLLLQAAGKPPAF; from the coding sequence ATGAAACTCAAGCTGAACGCCCAACCACGACTGCCGTCGCTGAAAGCCTTGCATACCTTCGAGGTGGCGGCGCGCTGCGCCAGTTTTACCGAGGCGGCGGAGCAGTTGAACGTCACGCTTGGGGCGGTCAGCCGCCAGATACGCCAGTTGGAGAACGAGCTGGGCGTTGAACTTTTTCACCGCAAGGGCAATGCGGTGGCGCTCAACGACACCGGCAAACGGCTGGCTACCGACGTCACCCGTGCGCTGACGCTGCTGCAAAAAGCCAGCGATCGCGCCCGGCCGACGCAGCAGCAAACGCTGAAACTCACCTGCACGCTGGGCATTGCCAGCCATTGGCTGGCGGCGCGTTTACCGGCGCTGCGCCACGCCGATCCTGATGTCTCGCTGGTGCTGGACGCCAACGAAAGCCTGCGCGATTTAGCCAGCGGCGAAGCGGACATCGCCATCCGTTACAGCCCCACCGCCAACCCGCCGCCGCATTCCCGCGAACTGTTGGCCGATGCCTTTGCGCCGCTGGCGAGCCCCGCATTTCTGGCCGCACATCCTGCGTTCACCCTCGCCGATTTGCCGCAGGCCCCCTTGATTCACTCGCCGTGGAAGGATGCGCAAGGGCTGGGCGCCGCCGGCTGGCAAGACTGGTTCGCCGCCTTTGGCGCAGGCGCAGCGACACCGCGCGGCATCCTCACCGTTAACAGCGTCGGCCATGCGTTGCAGGAAGCGATGGAAGGCAACGGCATCGTGCTCGGCAGCCTGGCGGTGGCGCAGGATGCGTTAGCCGCAGGCAAGCTGGTGCCGGTGTTTGGCGAATACGGACGACTGCCCTGCGCCTATCAATATCGCCTGTGCTGGGCGGACAGCGCGTTCGTTAGCGCCACCACCCGCCGCTGGGTGAATCTGCTGCTGCAGGCGGCAGGCAAACCCCCGGCGTTTTGA
- a CDS encoding DMT family transporter: MDIFMGLAAALCWGSTDFLIGINARAVGVRRAVFFSQAIGFVILSGLLLTTAIPAFAASPRVWGLALLAAGLMVGATLALSRAFAIGKTALVAPLVTSYGAVTTLLSWLGGERLGALTLAGLAVCLFGVILSAMEPGRQPEKSGSAWPSVAFSLMAALCYGTCFWLQGKYTLPVLGPRVSLWLGYTVGLAAVLILNTDRRALVARPTWRQGGLLLAASLLSLGGFTAFAVGAGAGSVAVVTVLSTLSGGIAALLGALLLRERLSGLQWLGVFTVLAGAVVLHLKPT, from the coding sequence GTGGATATATTCATGGGGTTAGCCGCCGCGCTGTGCTGGGGCAGCACGGATTTTTTGATCGGTATCAACGCGCGGGCGGTGGGCGTGCGCAGGGCGGTATTCTTCTCCCAGGCGATCGGTTTTGTCATTCTATCCGGGTTGTTGCTGACTACCGCCATTCCCGCCTTTGCGGCGTCGCCCAGGGTTTGGGGATTGGCGCTGCTGGCCGCCGGCCTGATGGTGGGCGCAACGCTGGCGCTGTCCCGGGCTTTTGCCATCGGCAAAACGGCGCTGGTGGCACCCTTGGTCACCAGCTACGGCGCGGTGACCACGCTGTTATCCTGGCTCGGCGGCGAACGGCTTGGCGCGCTGACGCTGGCGGGGCTGGCGGTATGTCTGTTTGGGGTCATACTCAGCGCGATGGAGCCGGGCCGCCAGCCTGAAAAATCCGGTTCGGCATGGCCCTCCGTCGCCTTCTCGTTGATGGCAGCGCTCTGTTACGGCACCTGTTTTTGGCTGCAGGGAAAATACACGCTGCCGGTGCTGGGGCCACGGGTCAGCCTGTGGCTCGGCTATACGGTCGGGTTGGCGGCGGTGTTGATCCTGAACACTGACCGACGAGCGCTGGTTGCGCGCCCTACCTGGCGGCAAGGCGGGTTGTTGCTGGCCGCCAGCCTGCTGAGTTTGGGCGGTTTTACCGCCTTTGCCGTGGGCGCCGGGGCGGGCTCGGTGGCTGTCGTCACCGTGCTCAGCACGTTGTCCGGCGGTATCGCCGCGCTGTTGGGCGCGCTTTTGTTGCGCGAGCGGCTTTCCGGCCTCCAGTGGCTGGGGGTATTCACGGTGTTGGCGGGCGCTGTGGTGCTGCATTTAAAGCCAACATAA
- the rhlE gene encoding ATP-dependent RNA helicase RhlE — translation MSFETLGLSAEILRAVEEQGYREPTPIQRQAIPVVLEGRDLMASAQTGTGKTAGFTLPLLQLLSKHDHPIKGRRPVRALILTPTRELAAQIGENVEAYSKHLRLRSLVVFGGVSINPQMMKLRGGVDILVATPGRLLDLEHQNAVDLSKIEILVLDEADRMLDMGFIHDIRRVLAKLPAKRQNLLFSATFSDDIKALANKLLHNPASVEVARRNTASEQIEQSVHFVDKKRKRELLSQMIGEGDWKQVLVFNRTKHGANHLAEQLNKDGITAAAIHGNKSQGARTRALADFKDGKIRVLVATDIAARGLDIDQLPHVVNYELPNVPEDYVHRIGRTGRAERTGEAISLVCVDEHKLLRDIERLLKREIPRIALPGYEPDPSIKAEPIINGRQGGGRGNGGGQRSGGGQRSGNGGGHSGQRENRGGGSARPQGDGKPRSGAPARRPRSRKPGE, via the coding sequence ATGTCATTTGAAACTCTCGGCTTAAGTGCTGAAATTCTGCGCGCTGTTGAAGAACAGGGCTATCGCGAACCTACGCCAATTCAGCGCCAGGCTATCCCTGTAGTGTTGGAAGGTCGTGACCTGATGGCCAGCGCACAGACCGGTACCGGTAAAACCGCTGGCTTTACCCTGCCGCTGTTGCAGCTGCTGAGTAAGCATGATCATCCGATCAAGGGCCGTCGCCCGGTACGTGCGTTGATCCTGACGCCAACCCGTGAACTGGCGGCGCAGATCGGCGAAAACGTCGAAGCTTACAGCAAACACCTGCGCCTGCGTTCGCTGGTGGTGTTTGGCGGCGTGAGCATCAACCCGCAGATGATGAAACTGCGCGGCGGCGTCGACATTCTGGTGGCAACACCGGGTCGCCTGCTGGATCTGGAACACCAGAACGCGGTTGATCTGTCCAAAATTGAAATTCTGGTGCTGGACGAAGCTGACCGCATGCTGGATATGGGCTTTATCCATGATATCCGCCGCGTGCTGGCCAAGCTGCCTGCCAAGCGTCAGAACCTGCTGTTCTCAGCCACCTTCTCCGACGACATCAAAGCGTTGGCGAACAAGCTGTTGCACAACCCGGCCTCGGTGGAAGTGGCGCGCCGCAACACGGCGTCCGAGCAGATCGAACAAAGCGTGCACTTCGTCGACAAGAAGCGTAAGCGGGAACTGCTGTCGCAGATGATCGGCGAAGGCGACTGGAAGCAAGTATTGGTGTTCAACCGCACCAAGCACGGCGCCAACCACCTGGCCGAGCAGTTGAACAAAGACGGCATCACTGCCGCAGCGATCCACGGCAATAAAAGCCAGGGCGCGCGTACCCGTGCATTGGCCGATTTTAAAGACGGCAAAATTCGCGTGCTGGTGGCAACCGACATCGCGGCGCGCGGTCTGGACATCGACCAACTGCCGCACGTGGTGAACTACGAGCTGCCTAACGTGCCGGAAGATTACGTGCACCGCATCGGCCGTACCGGCCGTGCAGAGCGTACCGGTGAGGCGATCTCGTTGGTCTGCGTAGATGAACACAAACTGCTGCGCGACATCGAGCGCCTGCTGAAGCGTGAAATCCCGCGTATTGCCCTGCCAGGCTATGAGCCGGACCCAAGCATCAAGGCGGAGCCGATCATCAACGGCCGTCAGGGTGGCGGGCGCGGCAACGGCGGCGGTCAACGCTCCGGCGGCGGCCAGCGCAGCGGTAACGGCGGTGGCCATAGCGGCCAACGTGAAAACCGTGGCGGCGGCAGTGCCCGCCCTCAGGGTGACGGCAAGCCACGTTCAGGCGCGCCGGCACGACGTCCACGCAGCCGCAAGCCAGGCGAGTAA